A DNA window from Pogona vitticeps strain Pit_001003342236 chromosome 2, PviZW2.1, whole genome shotgun sequence contains the following coding sequences:
- the LOC144587238 gene encoding uncharacterized protein LOC144587238: MHSDCASCEKPLRGEKQYKCLYQRTHTGEKPYECMECGKSFSCSSKLSSHQRTHTGEKPYECIECGKSFSQSSHLRSHQRTHTGEKPYKCIECGKSFSQNSQLSSHQRTHTGEKPYECTECGKSFSHSSALSSHKRTHTGEKPYKCMECGKRFSRSTQRSRHQRTHIADKPYKCMECGKSFSQSSHLSSHQRTHTGEKPYKCMECGENFSRRSYLRSHQGTHSGEKPYKCMECEKSFSHNNNLSVHQRTHTGEKPYKCMECGKCFSQSSHLSSHQRTHTGKKPYKCMECGKSFSHDISLCSHKRTHTGEKPYECMECGKSFTTNSNLSLHRRMHTGEKPYECMECGKSFSCSNNLHSHQRTHTGEKPYECIECGKSFSHSSVLSSHQRTHTGEKPYKCMECGKSFIRRDELSSHQRTHTGEKPYKCMECGKSFGQSSHLRSHQLTHTGEKPYKCMECGRSFSQSGHLRSHQRTHTREKP, from the coding sequence ATGCACAGTGATTGTGCTTCATGTGAAAAACCCCTGAGAGGTGAGAAACAGTACAAATGCCTGTATCAAaggactcatactggggagaaaccatatgaatgtatggaatgtggaaagagcttcagttgtaGCAGTAagctgagttcacatcaaagaactcacactggggagaaaccatatgaatgcattgaatgtggaaagagcttcagtcagagcagtcacctgcgttcacatcaacgaactcacactggggagaagccatataaatgcattgaatgtggaaagagcttcagtcagaacagtcaactgagttcacatcaaagaactcacacgggggagaaaccatatgaatgcactgaatgtggaaagagcttcagtcacagcagtgccctgagttcccataaaagaactcacacaggggaaaaaccatataaatgcatggaatgtggaaagaggttcaGTCGTAGTACTCAAcggagtagacatcaaagaactcacattgcggataaaccatataaatgcatggaatgtggaaagagcttcagtcagagcagtcacctgagttcacatcagagaactcacactggggagaagccatataaatgcatggaatgtggggaAAACTTCAGCAGGAGAAGTTACCTGCGTTCACATCAAGGAACTCactcaggggagaagccatataaatgtatggaatgtgagAAGAGTTTCAGTCATAACAATAACCTTAGTgtacatcagagaactcacacaggggaaaaaccatataaatgcatggaatgtgggaagtgcttcagtcagagcagtcacctgagttcacatcaaagaactcatactgggaagaagccatataaatgcatggaatgtgggaagagtttcagtcaTGACATTAGCCTCTGTTCCCATAAAAGAactcacacgggagagaaaccatatgaatgcatggaatgtggaaagtccTTTACTACCAACAGTAATCTTAGTTTACATCGGAGAAtgcacaccggggagaaaccatatgaatgtatggaatgtggaaagagcttcagttgtaGCAATAACCTgcattcacatcaaagaactcacacaggggagaaaccatatgaatgcattgaatgtggaaagagcttcagtcacagcagtgtcctgagttcacatcaaagaactcacactggagagaaaccatataaatgcatggaatgtggaaagagcttcattcgGAGAGATgaactgagttcacatcaaagaactcacactggggagaaaccatataaatgtatggaatgtggaaagagctttggtcagAGCAGTCACCTGCGTTCACATCAActaacacacactggggagaaaccatataaatgcatggaatgtggaaggagcttcagtcagagcggtCACCTGCGCTCACATCAACGAACTCATACACGggaaaaaccatag